From the genome of Flavobacterium luteolum, one region includes:
- a CDS encoding histone H1, giving the protein MKDLIAKINAEIETFKTESDSLSEKGVKAAGARARKSSLEIEKLLKEFRKVSIEESKK; this is encoded by the coding sequence ATGAAAGATCTAATAGCAAAAATTAATGCTGAAATTGAAACATTCAAAACAGAATCAGACTCTTTATCTGAGAAAGGTGTTAAAGCTGCAGGAGCTAGAGCACGTAAATCTTCACTGGAAATTGAAAAACTATTAAAAGAGTTTAGAAAAGTTTCTATTGAAGAATCTAAAAAATAA